GCCTGTTCCTGCTCTACATTCCCCCGTGTGAGCACGCCGGCAGTTAGGACAAAGGGTCATGTTCCGTATCGGGGCTCTTCGCTTATCAGTGCGGCCACGGGGCAGTCTACCAGTTCTGGGGTGGCTAGGGTCTGTCCCCTTTCCCTGGGCTGTAGTGTGGGATGATTGTGCTGTTCCCAACTGTTGCTTGTCGGTGCGGGACGCGTCGAGCAGGGTCGCCACTTGAAGGGCTTTCGCATAGACGAAGGATGACTGGGATGCCACATTCCCTTTTAGTTCCTCCCTTAGGCCAGCGATAAATCGTTGGAAAAAACCTTGCCAGCCTATTGAACTCCAAGTCATATTCCTTCACTGATCTATCTCCCTGTTTCAGTTTGAGAAATGTTGTCTGCATTTTCACTCTGGCAGTGATTGGGTAATATTTGTGGAGATACGCATCTTTAAACTGACACCAAGTAATAAACTCTTCTTGTGGTATAATGGTCTTCTGAGCACCCTTCCACCAGAAGTGCGCCTCTcctttcatcatatacatccCACAATGGACTTCATACTTTGGCGGGCAGTTCATAAAATGGAAGGCCGTTTCTATGGCCTCTAGCCAATTCTAAGCGGCAATGGAATCCACCTTGCCTCCGTCAAAGGAAGACGGTTTATGCCTCAGGAAATCTCTTAAGTAGCGGGACTCCATAGTCATAGTCCCTGAATCTTTGCCCCCTTGCCCTGTTGACTGATTAGCCATCATGGTTTGTATCATTTGGTTTGTTAGAGCCTGATTTTCTATCGAGGTCATCATGAACGTCTGAAACATCTCTACTGTGGGCATGGCTAACGGCTGGTTTAGTGGGACTGCTGTACACGGGGTTGGACCTGATGGGACCTCCTCGGAGAAGGGAGCAGTAGGGGGTGTATCAAGCAGCCTTCGAGCCTTGGCCTTCCTTCGGCGtcttttgttcttgatggTTGTGGTACTGTCCCCTCGTTAGTTTGAGGCATATCCCCAACCTCCTCCTGAAATTCAAGTTGTTCCACTTCAGGTGTTGGAACCGAGGTGTCCTGAacttcctctcttcttccccttcgggGTCCGGGCCCTACATATGGTTCGCGTCTCTTTGGTGCCATTATCTACCACAATAGATAAAAGGAACTATGGTTACAATTCATTTGTAGCACATCTCCTAGGTAATGTGCGATTATAATGCCATAGTCGGTCATGGTATACTCTATAAATACTAGCTTAACCTTTGTCTCTATGTTTCCATCATGTGAGAACATCTGGTCGTGAGCGGCATGTGTTTGACGAGCAAGGTCACAGAGGACACGACTCTCTATCCTAAATGTCTACAAGACCTATAACCTgactgctctgataccaaatttgtcaCGACACAATATTTTACTACGAACCGTGACTAATGACAAGACACAAATGCACAAagtgatttaaatatgaaatagagaaaatctttaaattccaataaagttttttaacGACAAACAAATAGAACACATGATagtttggaaataaattttgaaagaatgtaaatacaaaataaagactGGACTAACGCCCCGGGACAACCTGTTCATCTGTGACAAATCCCCGCCTCCATCACGCCCGCCCTTGACCGACGCCTCGCGCtcctgaaaaaggaaaacatagcaaggatgagtataaaaattatactcagtaagccacctacttgtaggctctcttcgcatcCTAATTTAAGAGGTTCCCACGGTTTCATAATTCGGTTCTAGGACATCTGGTTCTAATCTTAGTCCCTTGGAGATTGCCCATTGGGTTTCACTGGTTCATCATCCTTTCATTAGACACCTAGGGGTTCCTTACGCCAAGTTAATATGGTTggtatctctctatgaggtGCTACTTCTACATGGCTATTTGGGACTACATGGTGtctagcctaggggtgtgctgaatacCCTTAAGCCCATATAGTCACCCTATGGGGGGCGCGACCCCAACCCattcccatgcagctaatgggttgtacgacgtggggacacatttcccatgcgaaatgACTAAGAGAAACATGGACTGATCtcacgaagctatagataccgttctcACACTAGAAATCTATGAACACTTCTGAGGTACCTTGTTGTCGTGGTAATCCGCTAAGTTCCTAGGGGAAAGTTAAGTCTGGCTAGAGCGacatatcgctcctaacagTAATCCCCTAAGCTTATCATAAAAATGGGCCCTAGCAATTAACAGAGTGTGCATGCAACCGTCTTCtaacatcacaatatataattGATGCAAACTATGCATGccggctcaacggggcgatgacCTCCATAAGGCACCCAGAACACGAAGTTCACGTTCAATGGGGCGAATTgatccatcaagcacccggaaCGCGGAATACACAATTCCAATATAAACTAAACGCATGCATATGTACGgcggaagcttaaagcatACAAGCAACACTCAGATAATTCACCCAATACAATCATAACAATCAATCTGACTAATAttttacatggagagctaatCTGAAGCAAAattactagcatgcatgcaatccaagcgaatcctacaagtattttttcctaaaaaaatattccctTTTAATTGGCGACtatcaaaaaaatcagaaaatgtTACGAAATTCATATTAACTGCATTCAGTATAAGCTCAAGACACATAAGGGCCCTAACCATATTTCGGCTCGTGATCAATCCATAGATACcgatagaaaataaataggcACTTAGAATAAGTACATGTTCGAGCATGATTGACCAACTCCTTACCTGGTTGATACGTGCCTTTTTGCTAGCATTTCTTTGCccgtgaggtgtccaaaaatactgatttctttaaattaggtccctattaacgtaaaaatagtattagaatTAGAACCGGGACAAAAATTGGGCAAACAGAGGGCAAACGGGCCAAAATGGCCGTTCCACGTGCGCTCACGCGCCGGCAGTGCATTAGGAGTGCGAGGGCCACGCGCGTGGGAGTGCGCCAGTCGCAGGTCGCACGCGCGCCTACCACCCGCAGCAGCTTCTGCGCAGTCACGGGTCGGCCGGTCCAATTCGGCTCAGCTCAGCTCACGTTTGCGATTCGACTCGGCTTTGCAGGCTACACGTGTCATCGCCTCGTTGgagctgcgttgctccagCTGATGGTCGATGCGTGTCTAGCGCATGTCACGCCGCCCACCGCCGCTCGCCGGccgaccttttttttttcttcttcttctctataCTCTCCAATCTGAAACACAGTGTCCCCTTtccgattttcatatctttcaaTTTGTAGATCGAATTGATATGATTTCTTCGGAAAAGTTCTAGATCGTGTTACGGGCTACgtcctagtattttttttctaattttttgcTTGATTACCGGATGAGTTAAGAGCGTCGAAAGTTTGCTCACCGTTCTTGAACGATTCTCGAATCTTCACCTTCGAGTTGAGGTGtcggccaaacttcttcacagatcgtgcgTAGAGTTGTTCCTAGGTGAATTATATGCATTTTAGGACTCGATTCACATAGGAAAAACTTACCTCGTGAAACGTTCTTGGATCTTGACGGAGTGTTGGCCTCACTAGCCTCTTAGTCCTTGTACAAGTCTCGTCTGAAGGTGGATTTCGACATGGTCCGATAAACTTCGCGGCTGATTCctctccattttctctctaactCTCTTTTCCTTTACAGGGGATTTGATAGGGTTTTCTTTAAACCCCTATTATGGCTAGAGGGGCAAAAATGTTTTATCCCTCAGTTGacttggcttttttttttttctttttttttttctggcgTTACAAACTCTCCCCTCCTTAGAAACTTTCGTCCCCGAAAGTGGATATCTCTTGGAAGAGTTCGGGGTAAGCTCTCCTCACGTCCTCTTCTCGTTCCCAGGTTGCCTCTTCCTCACGGTGGTTACCCCATGAGACCTTTACCAAGGGAATATCTTTGTTGCGCAACCGCCTAGTGTCTCGAGCCAAAATTCTGCTAGGCTTCTCCTCGTAAGACAGATCTTCCCAAAGAGGAAGCATCTCATGCTCAATAACATGAGTAGGGTCTAGAGTGTACTTTTGCAGCATGAATACGTGGAACACATTGTGCACGACGGCAAGGTTCGGTGGCAGGGCAATTCTGTAAGCCACAACCCCaactctttctaaaatcttgaagggGCCTATGAACCTTGGGCTCAATTTCCCCTTCTTTCCGAACCTCAACACCACCCTCATAGGGGCTACCTTCAGGAACACGTGGTCACCCACCTCAAATTCGAGGTCCCTTCTACACACATCTGCATAGCTTTTCTGTTGGCTTTGTGCGGTGAGTATCCTCTGCTTTATTTTCTGCACCGCTGCATTGGTGACCTAAACCAACTCTGGTCCCAGTAGTTGCTGCGTGCCTACCTCTTCCTAAAACACCGGTGTTCGACACCTATGTCCATACAGTGCCTCAAAGGGTGCCATCTGGATAGTCGCTTGATAACTATTATTGTAGGCAAACTCCATTAAAGGCAAATGTTCGTCCCAGCACCCAGAGAAATCTAAGAAACATGCTCGCAATATATCCTCTAAAATCTGGTTCAGCCTTTCGGTCTGTCCGTCCGTTTGAAAATGGAACGTTGTACTGAACCTCAACTGAGTTCCTAGTGCTTTGTGAAGACTCTTCCAAAACTAAGAGGTGAACCTGGTGTCCCAGTCTGATACTATGGACACTGGTACCCCGTGCAGGTGTACTATGTCCTTGATATATAACTAAGCCCACCGATCCACTCGTTATATAGACTTTTCTGAAATGAAGTGGTCGTTTTAGTCAGTCGGTCTATAACTACCCAGATGACGTTGAAACCGTGCTTTGTCTTTGGCAAACCCGAGACAAAATCCATACAGACTGCTTCCCATTTCCACTGAGGAATGTTCAGGGGCTGTAGCAATCCTGCTGGGCACTGCCTCGGGGTCTTTCACCTGCTGGCAGGTCAAGCAACGGCTTACGAAATCTGCTATGTCCCTCTTCATTCCGGACCACCAATAGTATCTTTTCAGATCCTGATACATTTTCGTACTTCCAGGGTGGAACGTATAACATGTATCATGGACTTCGgtcataatatcttttaagatTCCCTCGTCTCGGGGAACGCACAAGacggttttttttcttctcttctagCGTTACAGTAACTATTCCCACATGTCATGCGGCTGCAAGTATAATTAGCATATCTTTGTAGTAAACTACTAGGTATTCTCCTTTGTCATGAACGAGACTTGTTGATCCTTGGCAAGTtgttgtagtatagtggtaaGTATTCTTGTTGTAGTACAATGGTAAGTATTCCTATCGGTcacattgtttttttaaatgttgacCTAGATATTTTCCACAAGTCCAAATCAACCAAATCATTTTAGTATAGTGTAAgtttgatattaaattttgatacgTTATTAGATGACATACTTCTAACTATGTCCATGATTGTTCTGCTCTTGCAACAATTAGTGATTGTGATACTATGGTAAGTAAAATAAGAAGTCTTTGTTGTATACACGTAAGTATTCCCCGCTAGTCATGAAGGTAATTTTGGTTTGATTCATGCCTAGTTGTTCTAGTATAGTGGTAAGTAATCCTACCAATCATGCGGGTCACCTGAGTTTGATCCTTGGTaacaacataaatattttaaatcttctttttcattctttaagaatatttgttaCGTTTatccttatcctttgatctGTATCGTAAGTATTCGTGATTGTCACGTGGGTGATTCGATTTTGATCCCTGACAAGATAGCATACTTCTAACCCTCTCTATAATTGTCCTATTCTTACTTATCCTTTGATCTACGCATACCAAATTAACACATCATTGTACTATTCTTGCAACTATACTATTTTGTTGGGGAGTGTAGGGTACAATAAATCGTCTATTCATACCATTAgcttggaagaaaaaataatctcGTGAGACGTGGACTCTCCACTCTGGCAAGAAACGGCAACACCGAAAGACTATAATAAGTCAGTGCAGTAAAATTAAGAAGTCTTTGTAGTAAGTATTCCCCCGAGTCATGAGGATAACTTTGGTTTAATCCTTGCCTagtcgttgtagtatagtggtaaATATTCCTACTTGTCACGCGGGTGACACGGTTTCGATCCCCGGCAATGgcgttaattttttaattcttctttttcattgttttctttttctttttcattgttttcttttttaatagatcttcaatttcattatcGAAGAATATTTGTTGCGTTTATCCTTATCCTTTGATTTATATCGGGTTGACCTGGAGATTTTTGTCAAGTCCAAATGAACAAATCATTGTGCTAAAGTGTGAGTATTCGTGATTGTCACGCGGGTGATTCGATTTCGATCCCTGACCAGATAGCATACTTCTAACTCTGTCCATGATTGTCCTATTCTTGCAACTATACTATTTTGTTGGGGAGTGTAGGCTACAACAAATCGTGTATTCATACCATTAgcttggaagaaaaaataatctcGTGAGACGTGGACTCTCCACTCTGGCAAGAAACGGCAACACCGAAAGACTATAATAAGTCAGTGCAGTAAACTTAAGAAGTCTTTGTAGTAAGTATTCCCCTGAGTCATGAGGGTAACTTTGGTCTGATCCCCTTCCTagtcgttgtagtatagtggtaaGTATTCCCGCCTGTCACGCGGGTGACCCGATTTCGATCCCCGGCAACGtcgttaattttttaattcttctttttcattgtttagaatttttttttttttttttttatcgatcttcaatttcattattgaagaatattttttgcGTTTATCCTTATCCTTTGATTTATATCGGGTTGACCTGGAGATTTTTGTCAAGTCCAAATTAACAAATCATTGTGCTAAACTGTGAGTATTTGTGATTGTCACGCGGGTGATTCGATTTCGATCCCTCACCAGATAGCATACTTCTAACTCTATCCATCAGGAGATTTTTGTCAAGTCCAAATTAACAAATCATTGTGCTAAACTATGAGTATTCGTGATTGTCACGCGGGTGATTCGATTTCGATCCCTGACTAGATAACATTTTTCTAACTCTGTCCACGATTGTCCTATTCTTGCAACTATACTATTTTGTTGGGGAGTGTAGGCTAcaataaatcaatattcttctcgtatcaAGGTATTTCAAAGCGATGGTGGTACCAAATTTACtaatgtttcaaaactcatttacgtAATTCTAGCATCCACTATCAACTCTCTTGTCCATATACACCTGCTCAAAATGGTCGTGCTGAGAGAAAACATCGGCATGTGACTGAGACTGGCTTGGcctttctctttcactctcatctTTCTCCTCGTTTTTTGG
The Cucurbita pepo subsp. pepo cultivar mu-cu-16 chromosome LG16, ASM280686v2, whole genome shotgun sequence genome window above contains:
- the LOC111777740 gene encoding uncharacterized protein LOC111777740, which codes for MYQDLKRYYWWSGMKRDIADFVSRCLTCQQVKDPEAVPSRIATAPEHSSVEMGSSLYGFCLGFAKDKARFQRHLAVQKIKQRILTAQSQQKSYADVCRRDLEFEVGDHVFLKVAPMRVVLRFGKKGKLSPRFIGPFKILERVGVVAYRIALPPNLAVVHNVFHVFMLQKYTLDPTHVIEHEMLPLWEDLSYEEKPSRILARDTRRLRNKDIPLVKVSWGNHREEEATWEREEDVRRAYPELFQEISTFGDESF